A genomic stretch from Ooceraea biroi isolate clonal line C1 chromosome 3, Obir_v5.4, whole genome shotgun sequence includes:
- the LOC105276853 gene encoding uncharacterized protein LOC105276853 isoform X2, protein MRTAAVWIAFILTCTSESFIAGMRYIDPQPGSNGDIGDKRVDLTEPSCDELRAMWRYTKRQSRAAKTTNGYPMYPPFYSNVWHNVAFPDRTKFSPGYRGRHVGRPRSRAAGGAPIYGRMVHKAPAGSRWRNAMRGPSRTRAFEEFSRQYGTVNRFTPNNRRITSFRVGGGISPPKSQLPQSGSFEALKKIIQAERARELQEQHVAEQMETEIAGKQSTDDEQEDAQQLPKHFFDPMPPVYEITPKVNYDNNQRRYSASNIPNFSMAWSRSGPVSREYVSP, encoded by the exons atgCGTACCGCCGCCGTATGGATCGCTTTCATCCTGACGTGTACAAGCGAGTCGTTTATCGCGGGTATGCGATACATCGACCCGCAACCAGGAAGTAACGGCGACATCGGGGACAAACGAGTGGACTTGACCGAGCCGTCGTGCGACGAGCTACGCGCCATGTGGAGGTATACGAAGAGACAGAGCAGAGCCGCTAAAACCACCAACGGATATCCGATGTATCCGCCGTTCTATTCCAATGTATGGCACAACGTCGCATTTCCCGATCGCACTAAATTTTCCCCGGGATACCGAG GAAGACACGTCGGACGGCCGCGTAGCCGGGCCGCCGGGGGTGCACCGATCTACGGAAGGATGGTACACAAGGCTCCGGCAGGAAGCAGATGGCGAAACGCGATGCGAGGACCATCGCGCACAAGGGCCTTTGAGGAGTTTTCGCGGCAGTACGGTACCGTGAATCGTTTCACGCCGAACAACCGTCGCATCACCAGTTTTCGCGTTGGCGGCGGTATCTCACCTCCAAAGTCGCAGCTTCCCCAATCCGGCAGTTTCGAGGCgctcaaaaaaattattcaggCCGAGAGGGCACGCGAGTTACAG GAGCAACATGTTGCCGAACAGATGGAAACGGAAATTGCCGGTAAACAGAGTACGGACGATGAACAAGAAGATGCACAACAGCTGCCAAAGCATTTTTTCGACCCGATGCCCCCAGTCTACGAAATAACACCAAAAGTCAATTACGATAACAATCAGCGACGTTATTCGGCTTCGAACATTCCTAATTTCAGTATGGCTTGGTCG AGGAGCGGACCTGTCTCGCGAGAATACGTATCACCTTAG
- the LOC105276853 gene encoding uncharacterized protein LOC105276853 isoform X1, with protein MRTAAVWIAFILTCTSESFIAGMRYIDPQPGSNGDIGDKRVDLTEPSCDELRAMWRYTKRQSRAAKTTNGYPMYPPFYSNVWHNVAFPDRTKFSPGYRETFAFAGRHVGRPRSRAAGGAPIYGRMVHKAPAGSRWRNAMRGPSRTRAFEEFSRQYGTVNRFTPNNRRITSFRVGGGISPPKSQLPQSGSFEALKKIIQAERARELQEQHVAEQMETEIAGKQSTDDEQEDAQQLPKHFFDPMPPVYEITPKVNYDNNQRRYSASNIPNFSMAWSRSGPVSREYVSP; from the exons atgCGTACCGCCGCCGTATGGATCGCTTTCATCCTGACGTGTACAAGCGAGTCGTTTATCGCGGGTATGCGATACATCGACCCGCAACCAGGAAGTAACGGCGACATCGGGGACAAACGAGTGGACTTGACCGAGCCGTCGTGCGACGAGCTACGCGCCATGTGGAGGTATACGAAGAGACAGAGCAGAGCCGCTAAAACCACCAACGGATATCCGATGTATCCGCCGTTCTATTCCAATGTATGGCACAACGTCGCATTTCCCGATCGCACTAAATTTTCCCCGGGATACCGAG aaacgttcgCGTTTGCAGGAAGACACGTCGGACGGCCGCGTAGCCGGGCCGCCGGGGGTGCACCGATCTACGGAAGGATGGTACACAAGGCTCCGGCAGGAAGCAGATGGCGAAACGCGATGCGAGGACCATCGCGCACAAGGGCCTTTGAGGAGTTTTCGCGGCAGTACGGTACCGTGAATCGTTTCACGCCGAACAACCGTCGCATCACCAGTTTTCGCGTTGGCGGCGGTATCTCACCTCCAAAGTCGCAGCTTCCCCAATCCGGCAGTTTCGAGGCgctcaaaaaaattattcaggCCGAGAGGGCACGCGAGTTACAG GAGCAACATGTTGCCGAACAGATGGAAACGGAAATTGCCGGTAAACAGAGTACGGACGATGAACAAGAAGATGCACAACAGCTGCCAAAGCATTTTTTCGACCCGATGCCCCCAGTCTACGAAATAACACCAAAAGTCAATTACGATAACAATCAGCGACGTTATTCGGCTTCGAACATTCCTAATTTCAGTATGGCTTGGTCG AGGAGCGGACCTGTCTCGCGAGAATACGTATCACCTTAG